The Labeo rohita strain BAU-BD-2019 chromosome 14, IGBB_LRoh.1.0, whole genome shotgun sequence genomic interval GAACTTTAGACTATGAAGGGGAGGGTTTGGACGTCGGAAATGGCCACTGTGAGGAAAAACACACTCAGATAGTTTCGGTTAACTCACAGAAAGGATTTTCTGCTTCCCAAAAAGGAGAAACTGTAAGTATTAAAAGCTTTGCGAAGCCCTATAACTCACAGGAAATGATTTGGCTGAACATAGTTTGAATTAGAGGGACGAGGGAAGAACAGCCTACTTTTGAAGCGCTGTGCGGACAACAGGTGATAGAACACCGGATGGTTTACCTGAGAGACAGGTATTCTTTCACATTCATTACTAAAACGTACAGTTGTTGTAAAACTTTACTAGAACATAAAAGCATGACGTTAGATGTAATTTGACACATTAATCAGACTGAAGGCCTAACTAAAGCGCAAAAGACTAAACAAATAGGGATAATGTAAAACAGCCATTAATGTGAATGTTTTGCTTTAAAAGCAAAAGTAAAAAGAGGAACACAAATGAGGAAGAGGCGCGTTCATCCCCAAGAGAAAACTAGTCATGCTGCTTAGTTTGcctcttaaataaaaatacaggctATTTAAGAAAATCtaaatcttatttaatttacGCATATTATATTCTTGTTTCCCCACCCAGGTTTGAACATTTATAACCTAAAGAAGCGACTACAAGGAAGATGGTTTTCTCTGCTTATGTAAGCTTCTTCAGTTGGATCTTATCTAAGTAAATAACTTCCCGAGGATACGGCAGTATGTATAAGGGGAGCAGTGGACCCACCAGCTCTGAGGAACATTTTAATGACCCTGTGGGAGAAGCAGCACAGCCCTCCGAGGAACCAAAAGACTCAGAAGCTTCATGCAATAATGTAAGAACCTCAGATTCCCCTAAAAGCAGAATAGCAAGCCAATTCCGCGCAAATCTTGAGGAGCGATTGTCAAGACATGGTGCTCGACCTTCGTCTCCTGCGCTCAGCGCCTCCTCTCGCAGATCCAGATTTCAGAAACAGCTGGAGGAACCGGGAAGCAGCGCCTCCCGCAGACTATCAGTTGATACGTCGGGCTCCATCACCCCCGCTATGCGAAAGAAGTATTTGAAAGAGTTGTTGTTGAACAATAAGTCTGGATTGTCAAGTATTTTATCATCCAAACACATATCGTCAGAAGAAGAGGATGCATCGGCATCGTATGGAGACACTTTGAACAGCGGCGCAATCTGGGCTTTGGATCCCATGGAGCACGCTTGGATGCTTTCAGCTGTGGATGGAAATTATGACACTATGTTGGAATTTCTCGCGGAGGATTCCAGTTTAttaagcagaaaagactttatcAGTGGTTTTACGGCTCTCCACTGGCTAGCGAAAAATGGAAAGGACGAGACGTTGATTCAGCTCCTCAGACATGCAGAAAAAGAGGGGCTGTCAGTGAATGTGAACTTGAGAGGTAGTGGAGGGCTGACGCCTCTTCATGTAGCTGCCATGCATAACCAGTACATGGTTGTCAAGGCTTTGGTTGGGGCATTCAGTGCTAATATAGACATCATGGACTACAGTGGGAAAAGAGCATGGCAGTATCTCAAGGACAAAGCACCGAGAGAAATGAAGGAGCTTCTGGGAGCCTGGGATGATGAACACTCTGTTGGGTACTTGAATGTCAATAACAGTGCGAGTCAAGCACAGCCTGTTGACGAACATTCTCAAGAAAAGAGAGTCGAGGTGGATGGTTCGGGAGGAATCTCACGCCAGAGGTTCTCTTCATTTAGGAGGCTGTTATACAACATTGGTCTGATTGAAAATATTTGAGGCGTGGACATCAAACATCTTTTCAGGTCATTATTGTTATACACTTGaaatttgtttctttatgagcAACAAAATTTGTATGATTAATAATGTGGCACCACTAAACGTGTTAACAGTGTTGTATTAAATgatgaatttttattattttaataaacagattTGCAAGGAACTTCTCATTAATgtttagtgtatatatatacacacacacactaccagtcaaaagtttttgtacagcataatttttaatgtttttttaaaaacacatctcctccgctcaccaagcctgcatttatttaatccaaagtacagcaaaagcagtaatattgtgaaatatttttaatatttaaaatacctgttttctgttttgatatattttaaaatgcaatttattcctgtgatgcaaagctaaattttcagcatcatcactccagtcttcagtgtcacatgattcttcagaaatcattctaatgtttaagaaacatttattattattatcaatattcagaacattttttcaggattctttgacgaatagaaagatacaaagatcagcaattatttaaattaaatagcttatgtaacattatatactatacaccgttcaaaagcttggagtcagtactttttctattttattgggaaagaaatacttttatttggcaaggatgctttaaattgaccaaaagttattataaagacatttgttatattacaaaagatttctattttagatcaatgctgttcttctg includes:
- the sowahd gene encoding ankyrin repeat domain-containing protein SOWAHC translates to MYKGSSGPTSSEEHFNDPVGEAAQPSEEPKDSEASCNNVRTSDSPKSRIASQFRANLEERLSRHGARPSSPALSASSRRSRFQKQLEEPGSSASRRLSVDTSGSITPAMRKKYLKELLLNNKSGLSSILSSKHISSEEEDASASYGDTLNSGAIWALDPMEHAWMLSAVDGNYDTMLEFLAEDSSLLSRKDFISGFTALHWLAKNGKDETLIQLLRHAEKEGLSVNVNLRGSGGLTPLHVAAMHNQYMVVKALVGAFSANIDIMDYSGKRAWQYLKDKAPREMKELLGAWDDEHSVGYLNVNNSASQAQPVDEHSQEKRVEVDGSGGISRQRFSSFRRLLYNIGLIENI